From a region of the Streptacidiphilus albus JL83 genome:
- a CDS encoding nuclear transport factor 2 family protein produces the protein MTDTSTSLSPVLAEHVRAVNAFDVDAIVATFAEDALVNDARREFWGAAAIRRWVTKELVGDKVTLEVTEVIDHHGDAIVRARYDGQYDKTNLPDELIMTNYFTVRDGRIVSLLVIRNQTAN, from the coding sequence ATGACCGATACCAGTACCTCGCTCAGTCCGGTGCTCGCGGAGCATGTCCGTGCCGTCAACGCCTTCGACGTGGACGCGATCGTCGCGACCTTCGCCGAGGACGCCCTGGTCAACGACGCGCGACGGGAGTTCTGGGGTGCTGCGGCGATCCGCCGCTGGGTCACGAAGGAGCTGGTCGGGGACAAGGTGACCCTGGAGGTGACCGAGGTCATCGACCACCACGGCGACGCGATCGTGCGTGCGCGCTACGACGGCCAGTACGACAAGACGAACCTGCCCGACGAGCTGATCATGACGAACTACTTCACCGTTCGTGACGGCAGGATCGTCAGCCTCCTCGTCATCCGGAACCAGACAGCGAACTGA
- a CDS encoding ATP-binding cassette domain-containing protein, translating into MPIRFEHCTFGYSNRRDVITDLSLELPEGCTVLLGPNGAGKSTLLSLAASVRHPKAGRVSYRHLDPARGRKLADYRRRVGWMPQDITAVPGLKVREQAAYAAWLKGISRRESWDRSLGALRMVRLSDLADRPARTLSGGQLRRLGIAQALVHGCEVVLMDEPTAGLDPVQRAGFRELMAELNGTVHCVVSTHQTEDLDAVYDSTIVLEGGQVRYQGSTADFLAYAGQHTAPERRAEAAYLQFVAREA; encoded by the coding sequence ATGCCCATCCGCTTTGAGCACTGCACATTCGGCTACAGCAACAGGAGGGACGTCATCACGGACCTCTCCTTGGAGCTCCCCGAGGGCTGCACGGTCCTGCTCGGCCCCAACGGTGCGGGGAAGTCCACGCTGCTCTCCCTGGCCGCGTCAGTCCGGCACCCGAAAGCGGGCAGAGTCTCCTACCGGCACCTCGACCCTGCGCGGGGCCGGAAGCTGGCCGACTACCGGCGGCGGGTGGGCTGGATGCCACAGGACATCACCGCGGTCCCCGGCCTGAAGGTGCGTGAGCAGGCGGCCTACGCGGCCTGGTTGAAGGGCATCTCCCGGCGTGAGTCCTGGGACCGGTCGCTTGGGGCGTTGCGCATGGTCCGGCTGTCCGATCTGGCCGACCGGCCCGCCCGGACGCTCTCCGGTGGGCAGCTGCGTCGACTGGGTATTGCGCAGGCCCTGGTGCACGGCTGCGAGGTCGTGCTCATGGACGAACCGACCGCCGGACTGGACCCGGTGCAGCGCGCGGGGTTCCGCGAGCTGATGGCCGAACTCAACGGCACCGTCCACTGCGTGGTCTCCACCCACCAGACCGAGGACCTGGACGCCGTCTACGACTCCACGATCGTCCTGGAAGGCGGCCAGGTCCGCTACCAGGGCTCGACCGCCGACTTCCTCGCGTACGCCGGACAGCACACCGCGCCCGAGCGACGCGCCGAGGCGGCGTACCTGCAGTTCGTCGCGCGGGAGGCGTGA
- a CDS encoding transposase, producing the protein MSVRDRLGEVFADEPFAGAFGVRGAPGLSPALLSLVTVLQFAEDLTDRQAAAMAVRAIDWKYAMGMELGATGFDDSVLARFRARLVEHGMERVVFDRLLDWCRGQGLVGAGGKQRTDSTHVISAVRDLNRLELAGESVRAALEALAVVAPAWLAQAVNVPELALRYGERVNGWKIPSSQVKRERLATVFGQDAVALLRAVWAPTAPPVLRTLEPVALLRRITVQTYLVATDTRGREVIRKREADSDGVPPGHTRLASPYDPDARWAAKGEDLFWCGYKIHLTESCDAPPEAEAEAEAEAEAEAEAEAEAEAEAEAEAEAEAEAEAEAEAEAEAEAGGEPSPGRLPVRLITDVYTTDATVPDVNATAPVQENLATRGLAPGEHYLDAGYPSAALVRAASEQGITMVTPLRPDTSPQARADTGYAKDAFRIDWKARQVRCPEGRTSSGWYPVRQHGHDAIVVDFARSDCRPCPAREQCTASRRGTRMLTLQPRELHQALTAARTEQKTDTWQAKYALRAGIEGTINQALDVTGIRRARYRGLPKVRLQHAFSAAALNVIRLDAHWSTEGTPPALSRASRLTHLSYRLTA; encoded by the coding sequence ATGAGCGTGCGGGACAGGCTTGGTGAGGTCTTCGCGGACGAGCCGTTCGCGGGTGCGTTCGGGGTCCGGGGTGCCCCGGGGCTGTCGCCGGCCTTGTTGTCGCTGGTCACGGTGTTGCAGTTCGCCGAGGACCTGACGGATCGGCAGGCGGCGGCGATGGCGGTTCGCGCGATCGACTGGAAGTACGCGATGGGGATGGAGCTGGGCGCGACCGGCTTCGATGACAGTGTGCTGGCCCGGTTCCGGGCGCGGCTGGTCGAGCACGGGATGGAGCGTGTGGTCTTCGACCGGCTGCTGGACTGGTGCCGCGGGCAGGGCCTGGTCGGGGCCGGGGGCAAGCAGCGCACGGACTCCACGCACGTGATCAGCGCGGTGCGTGACCTGAACCGCCTCGAGCTGGCTGGGGAATCGGTGCGCGCGGCGCTGGAAGCGCTGGCGGTGGTCGCTCCGGCCTGGCTGGCCCAGGCAGTGAACGTGCCCGAGCTCGCGCTGCGCTACGGCGAGCGGGTGAACGGTTGGAAGATACCTTCCTCCCAGGTCAAGCGGGAACGGCTGGCCACGGTGTTCGGGCAGGACGCCGTCGCCCTGCTGCGGGCGGTGTGGGCACCGACAGCCCCTCCGGTGCTGCGGACCCTGGAGCCCGTTGCGCTGCTGCGGCGGATCACGGTGCAAACGTACCTGGTTGCCACCGACACCCGGGGACGGGAGGTGATCCGCAAGCGGGAGGCCGACAGTGACGGCGTCCCGCCCGGCCATACGCGCCTCGCCTCTCCGTACGACCCGGACGCGCGCTGGGCGGCGAAAGGCGAGGACCTGTTCTGGTGCGGATACAAGATCCATCTGACAGAGAGCTGCGATGCTCCTCCCGAAGCCGAAGCCGAAGCCGAAGCCGAAGCCGAAGCCGAAGCCGAAGCCGAAGCCGAAGCCGAAGCCGAAGCCGAAGCCGAAGCCGAAGCCGAAGCCGAAGCCGAAGCCGAAGCCGAAGCCGAAGCCGAAGCCGAAGCCGGTGGTGAGCCGTCGCCCGGGCGTCTGCCGGTGCGGCTGATCACGGATGTGTACACCACCGACGCGACCGTGCCGGACGTGAACGCCACCGCGCCGGTCCAGGAGAACCTGGCGACGCGGGGCCTGGCACCGGGCGAGCACTACCTTGACGCCGGATACCCTTCCGCCGCGCTGGTCCGGGCCGCCTCCGAGCAGGGCATCACCATGGTCACCCCGCTCCGGCCCGACACCTCGCCCCAGGCCAGGGCCGACACCGGCTACGCCAAGGACGCCTTCCGCATCGACTGGAAGGCCCGCCAGGTCCGCTGCCCCGAAGGCAGGACAAGCAGCGGCTGGTACCCGGTCCGGCAGCACGGCCACGACGCGATCGTCGTCGACTTCGCCCGCAGCGACTGCCGGCCCTGCCCCGCACGCGAGCAGTGCACCGCCTCGCGACGCGGCACCCGCATGCTCACGCTCCAGCCCCGCGAGCTCCACCAGGCACTGACCGCCGCCCGCACCGAGCAGAAGACCGATACCTGGCAAGCCAAGTACGCCCTGCGCGCCGGGATCGAGGGCACCATCAACCAGGCCCTGGACGTCACCGGAATCCGCCGGGCCCGTTACCGCGGCCTGCCCAAGGTCCGTCTCCAGCACGCCTTCTCCGCCGCCGCACTCAACGTCATCCGCCTCGACGCCCACTGGAGCACCGAAGGAACCCCACCTGCACTGTCACGCGCCAGCAGACTCACCCACCTCAGCTACCGACTCACCGCATAA
- a CDS encoding response regulator transcription factor: MDLLVTLRVKPELAAVVNAPAPPFPVLKGGKFGVAVIRGPGHTVSDGATGAAPVARGSPSGPFHKQQLFQNGKLLGEGMHGAAQALDGALGVVVVDDEQLVRAGLRMILNCAPGLDVLATCDGPEALAAVDRHQPDIVLLDIEMPGTDGIAVLRRIQGLPKPPTVAMLTTFDTESYVRAALEHGAAGYFVKDTDPDQLIQEVHALASGGRPLAPGVTRTVIDGYLAGSHPSPPDETTARVAALTPREREALLLLGCGLTNAEIAGHLNIAPSTAKDHVSTLLAKIGRLNRVQAAVWAARAGLLPRWNSQQQRADRPRTTGRPAAGATR, from the coding sequence ATGGATCTGCTGGTCACGCTGAGGGTGAAGCCAGAACTGGCGGCCGTCGTGAACGCACCGGCACCCCCGTTTCCGGTCCTGAAAGGTGGGAAATTCGGCGTGGCCGTGATCCGCGGGCCCGGGCACACTGTTTCAGACGGCGCCACCGGAGCGGCTCCCGTGGCGCGTGGATCTCCTTCCGGTCCTTTCCACAAGCAGCAGTTGTTTCAGAACGGAAAGTTGTTGGGCGAGGGCATGCACGGGGCAGCGCAGGCATTGGACGGCGCGCTCGGCGTTGTGGTGGTGGACGACGAACAGCTGGTGCGTGCCGGGTTGCGGATGATCCTCAACTGCGCACCGGGCCTGGACGTCCTGGCCACCTGCGACGGCCCTGAGGCACTGGCCGCCGTGGACCGGCACCAGCCGGACATCGTGCTACTGGACATCGAGATGCCGGGTACCGACGGCATTGCCGTCCTGCGCCGCATTCAGGGTCTGCCGAAACCGCCGACGGTCGCGATGCTGACCACCTTCGACACGGAGTCGTACGTGCGCGCTGCCCTGGAGCACGGCGCGGCCGGCTACTTCGTCAAGGACACCGACCCCGACCAGTTGATCCAAGAGGTGCACGCCCTGGCCTCGGGCGGCCGGCCCTTGGCACCCGGTGTGACGCGGACCGTCATCGACGGATACCTGGCCGGCAGCCACCCCTCGCCCCCGGACGAAACCACTGCGAGGGTCGCTGCGCTCACACCTCGCGAACGCGAAGCGCTGCTCCTGCTCGGCTGCGGCCTCACCAACGCTGAGATCGCCGGTCACCTGAATATCGCCCCCAGCACCGCCAAGGACCACGTCAGCACGCTTCTGGCCAAAATCGGACGACTCAACCGGGTCCAGGCAGCCGTCTGGGCGGCCCGCGCCGGACTCCTGCCCAGGTGGAACAGCCAACAGCAGCGCGCCGACCGGCCCAGGACCACCGGCCGACCCGCCGCCGGGGCCACCCGATGA
- a CDS encoding DUF7224 domain-containing protein, which yields MPWFTQLRTSLAAWLSLPLVCGIVLYAQGDLVQWATTGYWESASGKAAYLLFMIAPAAALAGAWEGGRIRRARVAGWAPARSQLRIATAHLLPVFAMVAVGVTAAFAATASTALGAPGFPDPWMILLCLAVGCSHAVLGYAAGLLLPVPVSLPLCLAVSYVWTAYTGTVEPLWLRYLTGMYLDDCCALDQVPKTGVLVSPVVMALGLATAGGLLIAARRRLPAALGAVVAVAVGFALAAWPVHHLGADPTRARTGTQCAGTGPQICLWPEQQRAADRIRLTVRTGYARLAAAGLHLPDIVKASDDARQHGALTLLASTSPTTQEITDDLSQAILPAGPPACSEDTPYPGNAAYGPLQAWLDLAQGGTGRLLAGEVTATDIQLAEHVRALPRDEQLSWFAADMNSLTHCDTPMAMLPATAGKERAR from the coding sequence ATGCCCTGGTTCACGCAACTGCGCACCTCCCTGGCCGCATGGCTCTCCCTCCCGCTCGTCTGCGGCATCGTCCTGTACGCCCAGGGGGACCTGGTGCAATGGGCCACGACCGGCTACTGGGAGTCGGCCAGCGGAAAAGCGGCCTACCTGCTGTTCATGATCGCCCCGGCGGCGGCGCTGGCCGGAGCATGGGAAGGCGGCCGCATCCGCCGCGCCCGGGTGGCCGGATGGGCCCCGGCGCGGTCCCAGCTGCGGATCGCCACCGCCCACTTGCTTCCGGTGTTCGCAATGGTGGCCGTCGGCGTCACCGCAGCCTTCGCCGCCACCGCATCGACCGCGCTGGGAGCACCGGGATTCCCGGACCCTTGGATGATCCTGCTCTGCCTGGCTGTCGGCTGCTCCCACGCCGTCCTCGGCTACGCGGCCGGGCTCCTGCTCCCTGTCCCGGTCTCCCTGCCGCTGTGCCTGGCGGTTTCCTACGTGTGGACCGCGTACACGGGCACGGTGGAGCCCTTGTGGCTGAGATACCTGACAGGGATGTACCTCGACGACTGCTGCGCGCTGGACCAGGTACCGAAGACCGGCGTGCTGGTATCGCCGGTCGTCATGGCGCTGGGCCTGGCCACAGCCGGCGGACTGCTCATCGCGGCCCGGCGACGGCTGCCCGCCGCTCTGGGCGCCGTCGTGGCGGTTGCGGTCGGCTTCGCCCTGGCCGCCTGGCCGGTCCATCACCTCGGAGCCGATCCGACACGGGCACGGACCGGCACGCAGTGCGCCGGCACGGGCCCGCAGATATGCCTGTGGCCCGAGCAGCAGCGGGCCGCTGACCGCATCCGTCTCACCGTGCGCACCGGCTACGCCCGTCTGGCAGCGGCCGGCCTCCACCTTCCCGACATCGTCAAGGCCTCCGACGACGCCCGGCAGCACGGCGCGCTCACCCTGCTCGCGTCCACGAGCCCGACCACCCAGGAGATCACCGACGACCTCTCCCAGGCCATCCTGCCCGCCGGCCCCCCAGCGTGCTCCGAGGACACGCCCTACCCTGGAAACGCGGCCTACGGCCCCCTTCAGGCATGGCTCGACCTCGCCCAGGGCGGCACAGGACGGCTGCTCGCCGGAGAGGTCACAGCCACCGACATCCAGCTCGCCGAGCACGTGCGGGCGCTGCCCCGCGATGAGCAGTTGTCCTGGTTCGCCGCCGACATGAACTCGCTGACCCACTGCGACACCCCCATGGCGATGCTGCCCGCCACCGCCGGCAAGGAGCGTGCCCGATGA
- a CDS encoding MerR family transcriptional regulator, giving the protein MKEGLTVGDFSRATHLSVKTLRHYHQVGLLEPATVDPGNGYRYYRPDQIPSAQVIRRLRDLEMPVAEVKAVLNAPGTAARNALITTHLNRLETELAQTRAAVDSLRNLLQGPAAARSIKHRTVPATPAVGIRQTVDRDDILAWWHGALGELHATVHAQQLHRAGPSGGLYDSELFQNDRGEAIVFIPVDGDVRAIGRVEPFLVPAAELAVITHHGPLADVDLAYAELGSYATTHEISVDGPLRETYLRDAHDTPDETRWETEIGWPVFRADNHPAHSA; this is encoded by the coding sequence ATGAAAGAAGGTCTTACTGTTGGGGACTTCTCCCGGGCCACGCACCTGAGCGTCAAGACGCTGCGGCACTACCACCAGGTGGGTCTGCTGGAGCCCGCCACGGTGGACCCGGGCAACGGCTACCGCTACTACAGGCCCGACCAGATCCCCTCCGCCCAGGTCATCCGTCGGCTGCGGGACCTGGAGATGCCGGTCGCCGAGGTCAAGGCCGTCCTGAACGCCCCCGGCACCGCCGCGCGCAACGCTCTGATCACCACCCACCTGAACCGGCTTGAGACCGAACTCGCCCAGACCCGCGCCGCCGTCGACTCCCTGCGCAACCTGCTGCAGGGCCCAGCGGCGGCCAGGTCCATCAAGCACCGCACCGTGCCCGCGACCCCGGCCGTCGGCATCCGGCAGACCGTGGACCGTGACGACATCCTCGCCTGGTGGCACGGCGCCCTGGGCGAACTGCACGCCACCGTCCATGCCCAGCAGTTGCACCGGGCCGGGCCGAGCGGCGGCCTGTATGACAGCGAGCTGTTCCAGAACGACCGAGGAGAGGCCATCGTGTTCATCCCCGTCGACGGCGATGTGCGCGCGATCGGCCGGGTGGAGCCCTTCCTGGTGCCCGCCGCGGAACTCGCGGTCATCACCCACCACGGCCCCCTGGCCGATGTCGACCTCGCCTATGCCGAACTCGGCTCCTACGCCACCACCCACGAGATCAGCGTCGACGGCCCGCTGCGCGAGACCTACCTGCGCGACGCCCACGACACACCGGACGAGACCCGCTGGGAAACCGAGATCGGCTGGCCCGTCTTCCGCGCTGACAACCATCCCGCCCACTCGGCGTGA
- a CDS encoding histidine kinase — translation MEQPTAARRPAQDHRPTRRRGHPMKPRRLLWLLTPTGVAALEAWQRTTSPPLTPLQTVLLLSTPLVLLARRRCPLVVFLGTLPDTCTVSGLPSLLALYTVALTNSRRAVAVGCALAFVLAFEYYAGANDFRHAFHGEVWELFLLAACVAAPTALGLLARTRLVLSARLHDLERSRHREDQLLAQQVQSAERARLAREMHDIVAHNVSLISLRTAALQVSTTDPQIKSTARELRNLAARTLDELREMVGLLRASGGTSAPQPRLVDLPRLIAESQLPVETRFDIPLADPPASPWPGPVQQAIYRTVQESLTNVRKHAPGTRVHIHLYLADQHVHVDVRNGPPAPEAPPLLLPSGGHGLRGLHERAHLTGGALDAHPTEGGGFHVHAVFPIARSTRAEALPRPASETSVDSTRLLNCDVP, via the coding sequence GTGGAACAGCCAACAGCAGCGCGCCGACCGGCCCAGGACCACCGGCCGACCCGCCGCCGGGGCCACCCGATGAAGCCGCGCCGACTCCTGTGGCTACTGACCCCCACCGGAGTGGCGGCCCTTGAGGCCTGGCAACGCACCACCTCACCACCGCTCACCCCGCTGCAGACGGTGCTGCTGCTCTCGACCCCCTTGGTCCTGCTGGCCCGGCGCCGATGCCCCCTGGTCGTCTTCCTCGGCACGCTGCCCGACACGTGCACGGTCTCCGGCCTACCGTCACTGCTCGCGCTCTACACGGTGGCACTCACCAACTCCCGCCGCGCAGTGGCAGTCGGCTGCGCTCTCGCCTTCGTCCTCGCCTTCGAGTACTACGCCGGCGCCAACGATTTCCGGCATGCCTTCCACGGAGAGGTCTGGGAACTGTTCCTCCTGGCAGCGTGCGTCGCCGCACCCACTGCCCTGGGCCTGCTCGCCCGCACCCGGCTCGTACTCTCCGCCCGCCTGCACGACCTCGAACGCTCACGCCATCGCGAGGACCAACTCCTCGCCCAGCAGGTCCAGTCCGCCGAGCGTGCCCGCCTGGCCAGAGAGATGCACGACATCGTGGCCCACAACGTCAGCCTGATCAGCCTCCGGACCGCAGCGCTCCAGGTCAGCACCACCGACCCGCAGATCAAGTCAACCGCCCGCGAACTGCGCAACCTCGCTGCCCGGACCTTGGACGAGCTTCGCGAAATGGTCGGTCTGCTGCGCGCCTCGGGCGGCACCAGCGCCCCCCAACCACGCCTCGTGGACCTGCCCCGGCTCATCGCCGAGAGCCAACTCCCCGTCGAAACCCGGTTCGACATCCCCCTCGCCGACCCGCCGGCCAGCCCCTGGCCCGGTCCTGTCCAGCAAGCGATCTACCGCACCGTCCAGGAATCCCTCACCAATGTCCGCAAACACGCGCCCGGCACCCGTGTACACATCCACCTCTACCTGGCCGACCAACATGTGCATGTAGATGTCCGGAACGGGCCGCCCGCCCCCGAGGCGCCACCACTGCTGCTGCCATCCGGCGGGCACGGCCTCAGGGGCCTCCACGAACGAGCCCACCTGACGGGGGGTGCTCTTGATGCCCACCCCACCGAAGGCGGCGGCTTTCACGTGCACGCCGTCTTTCCCATCGCCCGATCCACGCGGGCCGAGGCTCTGCCGAGACCGGCGTCCGAGACTTCCGTGGACTCCACGCGTCTTCTCAATTGTGACGTCCCCTGA